In the genome of Streptomyces sp. P3, the window CCGAGAGCGAGCCGGAGCCCCAGCCGGTGAAGTGACCCGCGCACCGGCCGTGGACCGGCCGGTGAGCAAGCCGGACGGCCGTACCGACGCCCCCGTGTCCCACCCGGACACGGGGGCGCCGCCGTTCCCCTCCGCCCTGCACTCCACACCCCTACGACACCCGTGACACTCCCCGAAGAACCACCCGATCCAGCCCCGTTACTCCCCTTAGGGGATGTCACAGGTCGGCAGCAAAGCCGTGCGTGAACGGCGGCGTTGGCACGTCACCCTGCGGGACCAGGTACGTTCGAAGACGTGGCTGGATTCAGGATCGGACGCGGCGGCCGGGACAACCGGGCCCCGCAAACGCGACCGCAACACCCTCCGTACGGGCAGCAGGCGCCCCAGGGACCGTCGCGGCCCGCAGGACCGTCGGGTCCCGCGGGGCCGTCGGGTTCCTCCGGGCCGTCCTACGGCTACCCGTCGGCCCAGCAGCCGTACCCGCAGCGCCCGCAGTACGGCGGCGCGGGCGGCGGCCAGTGGCCACAGGCGAACGGCGGCGGCCGAGGCGGCGACGAGCCGGAGTACTTCGGCGGCGACGCGCCGTACGGCGCCCCGGGCGGCCCCGGCGGACACGGCGGCGTCCCGCACGACCCGTATGCCGCGAACAACCCGGGGCACACCCAGGCCTTCTCGATCGACGACCACCAGCAGTACGACCAGTACAACCAGGGCGGCACCTACCACGCCGGGTCGGCGCCGGCCGGCCCGGTCGGTCCGCGCCTGCACTGGAAGGCACTGCTGAAGGGCGTCGTCCTCGCCCCCCAGCAGACCTTCCTCCAGATGCGGGACTACACGATGTGGGGCCCCGCCCTCGTC includes:
- a CDS encoding Yip1 family protein: MAGFRIGRGGRDNRAPQTRPQHPPYGQQAPQGPSRPAGPSGPAGPSGSSGPSYGYPSAQQPYPQRPQYGGAGGGQWPQANGGGRGGDEPEYFGGDAPYGAPGGPGGHGGVPHDPYAANNPGHTQAFSIDDHQQYDQYNQGGTYHAGSAPAGPVGPRLHWKALLKGVVLAPQQTFLQMRDYTMWGPALVVTFLYGLLAVFGFDGARSDAINATLSNAIPIVLTTAVAMVLSSFVLGVVTHTLARQLGGDGAWQPTVGLSMLIMSLTDAPRLVVAMFFGGDASFVQLLGWVTWVAAGALLTMMVSRSHDLPWPKALGASSIQLIALLSIVKLGTF